From the Argentina anserina chromosome 3, drPotAnse1.1, whole genome shotgun sequence genome, the window taaaatttgccacaggatacttagctttagcatgaagggtaggttcatattttttttttggctgacctcgagtagacctatttggcaagacgtATTGTCTACCATTAGattcactagtattagccccaatagaatgactaaccttaGATGAGTGAtattctgtaccaggagaacGTTGGTCAAGGGTATAAACAACAGTAGGGGAGGcaggaggggcagttgtgctgTCAGCTTCcagtacctgaatctctggagtgactataccAGAATCATCAGTAATCTCAACCGAACCTATCACCATATCTCTTGGAtaacttgtctccccctctctatgatacagctcttcaaaatatgaaatctccccttgaagagcagtatcagaagacgtgaaatagctcatgtcctcaaagaaagtaacatccatagtgacataatactctatggtaggtggatgatagcacctgtaccctttctgatgtcctccgtatCCAACAAACACGCATTTAACTactcgggcatccaacttagacctctgatATTTTGGAAGAttgacaaaagcaacacaaccgaaaacacgggcgggaaaattatgaaaagagggtaaggaaacatgggatgcaaccacctcatatggaactttaccatcaaggacacgagatggaagacgattaatgaggtgagcagaagttatgacagcatcaccccaaaggtatttaggcatatgggcactaaagagaatacaccgagccatatcaagtaaatgacgattttttctttcggcaactccattttgctcaggtgtgtaaggacacgttgtttgatgaacaattccgtgtgcgttaaagaactcctgaaagacacgattcacatattcccccccccgttatcagaacgaagaattttaattgtggcattgtattgtgtttggacagtggtatagaaggcttgaaaagctggaaaaacctcatttttggttttcagaagaacaatccatgaaagacgtgtgcaatcatcaataaatgacacgtAATACCGCATTCccgacacagtagactctttggagggtccccaaacatcagaatgaattaattcaaaaggaagaatgtTTTTATTAGAAGtgctaggggaataagtagaccgatgactcttgcccaaaacacatgtttcacaacgaaaacctgactcatccacaccaataaaaaaagtaggcatggattttttcataacactaaatgaAGGATGTcccaagcgacgatgccataaccaaacttcacttagcttatcagaagtggagagtaaagcgatccgagactgtgcccctggtttctttcccgcatatgtctgatccagatgaaacaacctgccccgtagatacccccgaccaattaactccccggtgagaagatcttgaaatatcacatacatgtgaaaaaatgtcacagggCACTTAGCTTCAGTGTTCAACTGTgggacatatatcaaatgatgagataaaacaggtacatataacacattgtgaagctctattgtgggagtaatacgaactgaccatttccctaatacggggaaggcctcaccattagcattagtaacatatggtactggtggaggagataatatataaaataagatttgtcataagtcatatgatcggacgcacccgaatcaataatccatgtatcaaaactatcaaagtgagaaatatgtaaagccataccaatcttaccacgaccagctagTGACGTTGTGGGTGTTGCTCCTCCttttgtatgatgatcatgtccaactaCACCATAAATATCCGGTTCCTGGACTagttgaatagctgcttttgccttaggacgataattaggcctttgGGGCCTCAAGGTGTgaatacaacttccaacaggttgcacgagcatggtttaTATCATagaaataagagcaaggagggcatggctgattcccgaagcctggtggtgggccttaggacgataattaggcctttgGGACCTCAAGGTGTgaatacaacttccaacaggttgcacgagcatggtttaTATCATagaaataagagcaaggagggcagggctgattcccgaagcctggtggtggtcctcgaTGATGAAGTggtggaaacttcaacttgtgtctgatgaaggcTTTCCTAGTGAGATTCATCTTTACgaatatatgtgaaagctgtaatTAAGCTAGGGGTTCGGTTTGGCGGAGCAATTCCCCTTTCGCATTGTTATGTTTAGTaccaagacctttcaggaaatggtgaactcgctcaagcttcttctcacgttggtaccaaacaatatcctcctgatgtttgatcatgcaaggacgtttcacatcaatctcagcccaaatatttcttaatttggtgaaatattgcaccaccggttgcccatcttgttgcatcgtcaaagcggtgcacattaactcatgaacctgtatgaaatcagagtcattagtatataagtctTCAAGTGTCAGCCATATTGTTcgcgcagtgtcacatgcctccaccagatcaattatctcgtcattcatagctttccacaagatggacatcacaaggccatcatcatcgtcccacttagtgtaggcaataatatcattTTTACTAGGAGCCTGAGTgactccggttacatgccccattTTGTGCAtacctcgaagatgagccgccataagtcgcttccatttacggaaattggtctcATTGAGTTTAGTACCCCCAAAGGacccactgtcagaactcttgacatatacttcaaatttcggaacatcaccttcgtctccagaacccattgaaaatgaaatggaaaaaaaagaatcaggaattatacagcggaaacaccaaaaaactGATAAGAATCTGTCTTGGGTGCACGTGCACTGTCGGTGCACCTACACTGCCAATAAAGAGGTATCAATTCTGGGCTGGAGCGGGTCGGATTGAATCTGGTCCGGTCGGAGCTTCtgcgggtcgggtcggatcgTTTGCGGGTCGGGTCGTCtgcgggtcgggtcggattgACTGCAGGCCGGGTCGGATCGTATGCGGGTCGGATTGACTGCAAGCCGGGTCAGATCGACTGCAGATTTTGGAGATGCTCGACGTCGGAGAAAAAACTTGACGCCGGAGAGTCGGAGCGTGATACCGGCTGGTGGTGACTTGATGCGGCGGAGGGAAGAATGTGGAGCGGTCCACCGATGGTCGTCGGAGATGGAGGAGTGAGCCGGAACGGTTGTCGCGGTTCCTCCGAGCTGGCGGTGATAGCGAGGTCGTCGGCTCCGAGATGGCGTGCGGCTGGACGTTACGTGTCGTTGGACGCATAGCGGTAGAGAGCGGCGCCGGTGGTGGAGTACGTCGTCGTCGTAGGGTGTATACAACAAGAAGAAACCGTCGGGGTACGTGCGAAGTGACCAGCAGATGTCAGGTGGGTTGGCACGTGTGAGCTCGACGGAAGTGAGGGCGGCCGGCAGGAAAGAAAGGAGCAGCAGGAGCTCCAAAGAAAAATGTCTGCCGGAaaaagaaaacccagaaaaaacagAGCCTTTTTTgtttgctctgataccaagatGAAAAGAATATAGATTGAATTCTTATTGATTGATCAATATAATTACAATGTATTTATAAGATTCTAGACTACAAattatcaagtatgaaaccaaaGATTGTTTGTCAATTATTACGGCTAGAGATTTGGTTGGTGAGATCCGGTTGTTTTTTATATTGACTCACGCCAACATACCTCTCGCGAAATAATCTTTCAGAATTCAGATGGGAAAGCCTGGCTTGTTAAGTGCGGAACCTGGTTCTGCGGGAACAGAGAATTTGCAAGACTCTGTGGCGGTTGGAGAACGTTTGCAAATGAAAATAAGCTGCAGGTAGGGGATGCTTGTCTGTTAGAATTGATAACGAAGAGCCCTACACTTACACTCGTGGTTCACATATTCCGAACTGATTAAGAGATGCATGTATGCTGATAGAAAAGACTAGTTTATTTTGCTACTAGGTCCTTTTCTCAGAACATGAAATAGCTACGAGTCTAATATTTCAGGATTTGCATTTTGTTGCGTGTCAATGTAAGGTACTTTTTATTGAAGAACAAAGTTTGAAACAGAGGCAAGGGTAAGATATTCATGTTCCATGGCGACAAATTGTGACAAAGCTTTCCTGTCATAACTCAGTCCACCAGTAGATACTAGATACAAATGACCTCATTTTTGCATGCCTATCAAATTCTATTCACACCACAAGTTTTACTCACCAGAGCCAATCAAGCACTAAACTTCACATCAACAATGTTATTCTTCCACAAAATCTCCCCTCTGTTCCCAGAAGCCTTCCAGTTGAGCGTAGAGTAGCTTGGTTTGAATGCTCACTTAATCTCTTGAAGAACCACAACTATCTGGGGAAGAACTTCTTGAGACCATGACACGGAAATCATAATTAAATTCCATGACATCAATGGCATTTTTTCACTCCATGCTAATGGCCAAGCAGCAACATGTTTCTCTGGTGgatgaattttattttattgttgaCAAGCCCAGTAAATTTTTAAACTGCACATTTCACTGTCATCcctgaaagaaaaacaaaagtgaTAACAAAATGGCTGTGATTATGTCTTCCTTGACACCCCTGAGTAGGAAGATATGACCTCAGTCATAATCTCACCGGCAATAATGTCTTTACCACAAGCATCCAAAACTGGTGCTTCCCAAGCTTCGCAACATAATTGCATATTTCTGTTTTCCATCTCCTCCAAGACAAAAGAAGCACCATCTACCTTCCCGCACTTCAAAAGTCCCTCAAACAAGCACTCAAATGTTGTCAACCGAGGACAGTGTTTACTTTTCAACATTGCAATCAAAACCTTCAGCCCTCCCTCAAATTCTTCAATCTGACAAAACCCATCAACCATCATCCTATATGTAGCTGCATTAGGCTCAAAACCTCCAACCTGCATTTCAATCAAGACTTTATAAGCCTCTGCAGCCCTACCTTGCTTACACAGAAAATTAATCAATATGTTATAAATCACAACATCTGGCTTAAACCgccttttcttcatttccTGCAGTAAAGACTTTGCCTCCTCAAGCTTCTCTCTCCTTCCCAGATCACTTATCAGAACACCATAATTTACAATCCCCGGTTTACAACCCCGATACGCCATATCAAACATCATCTTCTTAGCTTCATCATACTTTCCCACGATGCACAAACCTTCCATCAACAATGCATATGTTACCGCATTAGGGTATTTCCCTTTCTGCCTCATATCCTCAAGCAAACCAGTCGCTTCCTCCACCTCGCCCTTTCGACTAAAAAACCCAATCAGACTGTTATACGTCACGACACTCGGCTGCACTTTCCTCTCAAGCATTTCATCGAACACCTTCCTTGCTTCACCCACTTCACCTCTTCTCAGCCACCCCTTGACCATTATGTTATACGAAATCGAATTCGGACGAAAACCCATTTCCCTACACCGACCGAAAATCTCCTCGGCGTCGGCAAACCGATCACTGTCAACAACCACATTGAGAAGTGAATTGAAACACTGCAATGTACGGACGCAGTTATAAGAATCCATTTGATTAAAAAGCTCAACGGCTTTCTCAACCAAATTGGCTTTCCCATAATGTTGAAACAGAGCAATGAACAGGGTGTCTTTACATTGAATGTTTCTGTCTTTTACATGGCCTAGAATGGTCTCAACGGCTTCGAAGTTTCGACTACGAGCGAGCTTGTAGATGAGAGCAGAGTAAGAAGGGTAGTCGTGTTTGAAGCCCATTTCGTCGTACTCCCGGAAGAGAGACAAGGCGTCTTCTGGGTCGTGAGTTTGTTTGACATCGGAGACGAAATGTATGGGCTTTTTGCGAAGCTTTGCGGCGTCTCTGTGGGGGCGTTGTTCACGGCGAGGCTTTTTGGTGTTGGGTTTGTTTGGTCGGCGGAGAGTGTGGTATAGTTGAAGTTTTGTGAGGCTGATAAAATGGAGGAGAAGGGTTGGTTGTGTTTGGTTCAGagatttggctcttgaatggaACATGGTGGCGGGAAAGATGTAAAGATGGGTGGAATGAGAGATCCGCTGTCCGGCTGTCGTATTATACTTGCCGGTAAACTATACTTAGTGAGTGTGAGACTGAGAGGTACAGTTTTTAACCCAAACAGTAAAACAAATTTACTTTAGAGTTGACTCAGGGCCAGACTCAGATTTAAAGACTTAAGGCGAGTCCAATACTGATGCCCTCTACTTTGGTCatataagaaaaatgaaaaaatccGTTTGAATAACCCAATACGCTCAAAACCTACTTTTATAACCATATAAACTAACCTGATGTTAATTTAATTGTTGCTAATAATATGAGATTTAGTTACACAACAACAACCCATAGTGAAGCATGTCCAATCAAGCAAAACAGCTTCTAAGAGGTTCTATTCTTGTTTACGCTAAACCATCATGTATGTGTTTTCTTACATTCTAAAACTTACACAGACTACCTGAAATTTGAGaaatatagaatattttatacATATGcttaatatatacatatattatatatgagtTTAAAATGCCTTGGTACCCCCATATGCCTCGGTGTAGGCTCACCTCAGGTCCGGGCCTATCAATATTGTACGTGGTACATAATAATACAAACCATAGAACATAGATCATACTGTACGTAGTACATAATAATACAACAAACATATATCGTATGCTAGTTCATAATTCAAAGTTCAGACTATAAGTCAATTTCATGGATCATGATTCAAAATACTAAGGTGACTGAAGCGGGCTACAGGAACACAAACAAGATCATACGCCCTCGGAGTCGTGAAACCGGGTTTTTCATCCATTTCAAGAACATTATTCTTGCAATGTGTCCCGACACCTTTCCAATCAAAGCATTGAATCAGAGCTGCAAGTAGTGCAGGTAGCATTTTCATGCTCAAGGTTATTCCAGGACATATCCTCCTTCCTGATCCGAACGGAAGAAACTGAAAATGTTGCCCTCTAACATCTACCGCAGTCGCCTTGTCACCCCCGTCGAGTTGTAAGAATCGTTCGGGATAGAACTCTAATGGCTTTTCCCAGTACTTAGGGTCTCTTCCGATGGCCCAGGTGTTTATGAACAACGTTGTGTCTTTGGCAATGACATATTTGTCAACCTTACATTGCTTTACACATTTTCTTGCAACTGAAGTCAATGGTGGGTGTAGCCTGAttgtttcttttataattGCTTGGATGTAAATAAGCTTTGGAACATCCGATTCTCCGACTAACCGTTCTTTTTCAACGACTCGATCTATCTCACTCCTTGCTTTCTCAAGCAACTCTGGGTGATTGATAAGCTCTGCTAGCGCCCACTCCATTGCAATTGAGGTCGTGTCTATGCTGGCCGCAAACATATCCTAAAAAGAAAACCTTCGTCACTTATATATGATAAAATATatgattaaatacttgtgacactcTATACTctaggtgtaaaaacagttttgtccttttacttttaaatttaatctgtatatcatttaactcttattttttaacagttttgtccttttactttcaaattaaacttgtatatcctttaactcttattttttaacagtttagtcaattccgttagttgaccgtaAAAAAATTCCGGTAAGCCGTTAAAATGCCTAGAATACTTCCaattcaaataagatttttttctttcttttctcatgccttttttattttctctttttgttttcttggttttaaataattcatcatatgtgctatcaaatatatataattgtaatcaacacaaattatcaaattaattgtaaacaagaggagaattaatgacaattgcttaacatcaagttagaaataaataatttgaaactatttttgcatcaaagtatggatatgatagtagaagtcttttttgtcttagcattatagaaattaatcaaaggattaaatatttgtgacaccctatattttaggtgtaaaaacagttttgtccttctactttcaaatttaatatgtatatcttttaactcttatttt encodes:
- the LOC126786006 gene encoding pentatricopeptide repeat-containing protein At1g07740, mitochondrial isoform X2, with the translated sequence MFHSRAKSLNQTQPTLLLHFISLTKLQLYHTLRRPNKPNTKKPRREQRPHRDAAKLRKKPIHFVSDVKQTHDPEDALSLFREYDEMGFKHDYPSYSALIYKLARSRNFEAVETILGHVKDRNIQCKDTLFIALFQHYGKANLVEKAVELFNQMDSYNCVRTLQCFNSLLNVVVDSDRFADAEEIFGRCREMGFRPNSISYNIMVKGWLRRGEVGEARKVFDEMLERKVQPSVVTYNSLIGFFSRKGEVEEATGLLEDMRQKGKYPNAVTYALLMEGLCIVGKYDEAKKMMFDMAYRGCKPGIVNYGVLISDLGRREKLEEAKSLLQEMKKRRFKPDVGGFEPNAATYRMMVDGFCQIEEFEGGLKVLIAMLKSKHCPRLTTFECLFEGLLKCGKVDGASFVLEEMENRNMQLCCEAWEAPVLDACGKDIIAGEIMTEVISSYSGVSRKT
- the LOC126786006 gene encoding pentatricopeptide repeat-containing protein At1g07740, mitochondrial isoform X1, with translation MFHSRAKSLNQTQPTLLLHFISLTKLQLYHTLRRPNKPNTKKPRREQRPHRDAAKLRKKPIHFVSDVKQTHDPEDALSLFREYDEMGFKHDYPSYSALIYKLARSRNFEAVETILGHVKDRNIQCKDTLFIALFQHYGKANLVEKAVELFNQMDSYNCVRTLQCFNSLLNVVVDSDRFADAEEIFGRCREMGFRPNSISYNIMVKGWLRRGEVGEARKVFDEMLERKVQPSVVTYNSLIGFFSRKGEVEEATGLLEDMRQKGKYPNAVTYALLMEGLCIVGKYDEAKKMMFDMAYRGCKPGIVNYGVLISDLGRREKLEEAKSLLQEMKKRRFKPDVVIYNILINFLCKQGRAAEAYKVLIEMQVGGFEPNAATYRMMVDGFCQIEEFEGGLKVLIAMLKSKHCPRLTTFECLFEGLLKCGKVDGASFVLEEMENRNMQLCCEAWEAPVLDACGKDIIAGEIMTEVISSYSGVSRKT